A single genomic interval of Lathyrus oleraceus cultivar Zhongwan6 chromosome 7, CAAS_Psat_ZW6_1.0, whole genome shotgun sequence harbors:
- the LOC127104701 gene encoding uncharacterized protein LOC127104701, with protein sequence MYQYLRKLFWWPGKKKEIAEFVYSCLICQKSKIEHQKSSGLLQPLSIPEWKWDSISMDFVSGLPRTPSNCETIWVIVDRLTKSAHFIPIRMDYSMERLAKLYIKKIVSLHGIPSSIVLDRDARFTSRFWEGLQRALGTKEKMKVSQIRQKSYHDKRRKTLEFEVDDHVYLRVTPVTGVGRALKSCKLTPCFIGPYQISEKVGDVAYRITLPPSLANLDDVFHVSQLRRYIADPSHVFELDDVEVRDNLTVETLPMRIEDKEVKQLCGKEIALVKVVWGGLAGGDVTWELESQMRDSYPELFT encoded by the exons atgtatcaatATTTGAGGAAATTGTTTTGGTGGCCTGGTAAGAAGAAAGAGATTGCGGAATTTGTGTATTCGTGTTTGATTTGTCAGAAatcgaagattgagcatcagaagtccTCTGGTTTGTTACAACCGTTATCTATTCCtgaatggaaatgggatagtatttctatggattttgtttctggtttacctAGGACTCCGAGTAATTGTGAAACTATTTGGGTTattgtggacaggttgacgaaatcTGCTCACTTtattccgattagaatggattattcgatggagaggCTTGCAAAGCTGTATATTAAGAAAATTGtcagtttgcatggtattccgtctagcATTGTGTTAGATAGGGATGCTAGGTTtacttcgagattttgggaaggtttgcaacGTGCTTTGGGTACAAA AGAGAAGATGAAGGTTTCTCAGATTCgtcagaagagttaccatgacaagagAAGGAAAACGCTTGAGTTTGAGGTAGATGATCATGTGTATTTAAGAGTTACTCCGgtaacgggtgttggtagagcaTTGAAGTCGTGTAAGTTGACACCATGTTTTATTGGTCCGTATCAGATTTCCGAGAAAGTAGGTGATGTGGCTTATCGGATTACGTTGCCACCGTCACTTGCTAATCTCGATGATGTGTTTCAcgtgtctcaattgaggagatacattgcggatccttcgcatgtttTTGAATTAGATGATGTTGAGGTTAGAGATAATTTGACCGTGGAGACATTACCTATGCGGATAGAAGATAAAGAGGTGAAACAACTTTGTGGTAAAGAGATCGCTTTGGTGAAAGTCGTTTGGGGAGGACTGGCTGGTGGAGATGTGACGTGGGAGCTTGAGAGTCAGATGAGGGATTCATATCCCGAGTTGTTTACTTGA